One Pleurocapsa sp. PCC 7327 DNA segment encodes these proteins:
- a CDS encoding PstS family phosphate ABC transporter substrate-binding protein yields the protein MNIKVCGWAIALSFSTLVTGCSVPPTSTSQIQQQPIVIDGSSTVFPLTDEVVKEYQFERSDAPEITVAFSGTGGGFRKFCAGETDINNASRPIVNKEIEACKANQVKYLELPVAYDALTIVVHPSNTWAQSLTLEELKKIWEPAAQGKITRWNQIRPEWPDKPLNLYGAGRDSGTFDYFTEIVVGKVGASRNDYTASEDDYELMRRVRNDPNGLGYFGYAYYEESQTLLKAVAIDEGRGPVLPSSETVLKGEYQSLARPLFIYVNAKLLEEKPGLQNFVQFYLVNAENLAKVVGYVPLSDEAYTFALDHFQSRKVGTAFAGHSEKLTLQELLKREKRLE from the coding sequence ATGAATATAAAAGTTTGTGGGTGGGCGATCGCCCTGAGTTTTTCTACTCTGGTGACAGGCTGTAGCGTACCGCCAACATCAACCTCTCAAATCCAGCAACAGCCCATCGTTATTGATGGTTCCAGTACCGTTTTCCCCTTGACCGATGAAGTCGTCAAAGAGTATCAATTTGAACGCAGCGATGCTCCTGAGATTACAGTTGCTTTCTCTGGTACGGGAGGTGGGTTTAGAAAATTTTGTGCAGGTGAAACAGATATAAACAATGCGTCTCGTCCGATCGTAAATAAGGAGATAGAAGCTTGTAAAGCCAATCAAGTAAAGTACCTTGAATTGCCAGTTGCCTATGATGCCCTAACAATAGTCGTACATCCTTCCAATACTTGGGCACAGAGCCTTACCCTAGAAGAACTGAAAAAAATATGGGAACCAGCAGCACAGGGAAAAATTACCCGTTGGAATCAGATTCGTCCTGAGTGGCCCGACAAACCTCTCAATCTATATGGTGCAGGTCGAGATTCTGGGACGTTTGATTACTTTACCGAGATAGTCGTCGGTAAAGTAGGAGCCAGTCGGAATGATTATACCGCCAGCGAGGATGACTACGAGTTAATGCGACGAGTCAGGAACGATCCCAATGGTCTGGGCTACTTTGGCTATGCTTATTATGAGGAAAGCCAAACCCTACTTAAGGCAGTAGCCATTGACGAAGGCAGAGGTCCTGTATTGCCTTCAAGCGAGACAGTACTTAAAGGTGAGTATCAATCTCTTGCTCGCCCGCTGTTCATCTATGTGAATGCTAAGTTGCTAGAAGAGAAGCCAGGATTGCAGAACTTCGTTCAATTCTATCTCGTCAATGCTGAAAATCTGGCTAAGGTAGTAGGTTATGTACCCTTATCCGATGAAGCATATACGTTTGCTCTTGACCATTTCCAGAGTCGTAAAGTCGGGACTGCTTTTGCCGGACATTCTGAAAAGTTAACGCTTCAGGAACTGCTCAAGAGAGAGAAACGATTAGAGTGA
- the bioF gene encoding 8-amino-7-oxononanoate synthase — protein MSSNPYDWIKESLEIIHRADWYRSVKKIYGRPGTIVNLEGRSLINFASNDYLGLAGDERLIQASIEAIKELGTGSTGSRLLSGHRELHEKLESAIASLKQTEDALVFSSGYLANIGTIPALVGRRDVIFSDQYNHSSLKNGAKLSGAKVIDYSHCNLADLETKLQQYRQQYRRCLIVSDSVFSMDGDLCPLPQLLSLAEAFDCMVLIDEAHATGVMGKTGAGCVEHFGCTGKELIQIGTLSKALGSLGGYVAGSATLIDFLRNRAPSWIYTTGLSPADTAAALAAIEIVQTDRDRRQQLWRNVNFLKQQLAGLNLLPSESPIICLGLATPAEALTLAKQLKERGIFAPAIRPPTVPTSRIRFSVMATHEPNQIQQLVISITSILAD, from the coding sequence ATGTCCTCAAATCCTTATGATTGGATTAAAGAATCTCTGGAAATAATTCATCGTGCAGATTGGTATCGTTCGGTAAAAAAAATTTATGGTCGTCCGGGAACAATTGTAAATTTAGAAGGACGATCGCTGATTAATTTTGCCAGTAATGATTATTTAGGACTAGCAGGAGACGAGCGCTTAATTCAAGCATCAATAGAAGCGATAAAAGAATTAGGAACGGGTAGCACGGGTTCTCGATTATTGAGCGGACATCGAGAATTGCACGAGAAATTAGAAAGCGCGATCGCGTCTTTAAAACAAACAGAAGATGCGCTAGTTTTTAGTTCTGGCTATCTTGCAAATATAGGAACAATTCCCGCCTTAGTCGGACGGCGCGACGTGATTTTTTCTGACCAATACAATCACTCCAGCTTAAAAAATGGAGCCAAACTAAGCGGCGCAAAAGTTATCGATTATTCTCATTGTAATCTGGCAGATTTAGAAACAAAATTACAGCAATATCGCCAACAATATCGTCGCTGTTTAATTGTGAGTGATAGCGTTTTTAGTATGGACGGCGATTTGTGTCCCCTGCCCCAATTATTATCTCTAGCAGAAGCCTTTGACTGCATGGTTTTAATTGATGAAGCCCATGCTACCGGAGTTATGGGAAAAACGGGTGCGGGATGTGTAGAACACTTCGGTTGCACGGGGAAAGAACTCATTCAAATAGGGACGCTGAGTAAAGCCTTGGGGAGTTTGGGAGGATATGTTGCGGGTTCGGCAACCCTCATTGATTTTTTACGCAATCGCGCCCCCAGTTGGATTTATACTACAGGGCTTTCTCCCGCCGATACAGCAGCAGCATTAGCAGCTATTGAAATTGTGCAAACCGATCGCGATCGCCGTCAACAATTGTGGCGCAATGTTAATTTCCTAAAACAGCAACTAGCTGGACTAAATTTATTGCCTTCCGAATCGCCGATTATTTGTCTTGGTTTAGCTACGCCTGCTGAAGCATTAACGCTAGCCAAACAACTCAAAGAAAGGGGAATTTTTGCCCCAGCCATTCGCCCTCCCACAGTTCCCACCAGCCGCATTCGCTTCTCAGTTATGGCAACTCACGAACCTAACCAGATTCAGCAGTTAGTAATATCAATTACATCAATACTTGCAGATTAA
- a CDS encoding metallophosphoesterase, producing the protein MNFRFAIISDPHIAVPQTIWNRSNRFHLVEVSIPALEVVLEHLEQINLDFLLLPGDLTQDGEPENHQWLQQRLETLPFPVYVVPGNHDIPTLLPTEQSIGFQDFPLCYRQLGYQNSQQHYYTCEILPGVQLIALNSNQFDSHGKQLGCLDEEQLAWLEKLLPDVRDKLVLVMIHHNVIEHLPGQSRHELGKRYMLDNAPILLQILQEAGIKLIFSGHLHVQDVAYEEGIYEITTGSLVSYPHPYRILEMQAKRGGNWELKIESHRLKSLPGWEDLAKISRKWMGDRSYPFMIRLLTGHPLNLSMEEAEKLVPQLRYFWADIAAGDAVFDFVDFPPLVRHYFQQFSATNGNGIPDLIDNHATLLI; encoded by the coding sequence ATGAATTTTCGTTTTGCAATTATCAGCGATCCCCATATTGCTGTTCCCCAAACTATCTGGAATCGTTCCAACCGTTTTCATCTAGTAGAAGTCAGTATTCCTGCTTTAGAGGTTGTATTAGAGCATCTAGAACAAATAAATCTCGATTTTCTCTTACTTCCAGGGGATTTAACCCAAGATGGAGAACCAGAAAATCATCAATGGCTGCAACAACGCCTAGAAACTTTGCCTTTTCCCGTCTATGTCGTTCCTGGCAATCACGACATCCCAACTTTATTGCCAACAGAACAGTCAATTGGATTTCAAGATTTTCCCCTCTGTTACCGTCAGCTTGGCTATCAGAATTCTCAACAACATTACTATACTTGTGAAATTTTACCAGGGGTTCAATTAATTGCCCTTAATTCTAATCAATTCGATTCTCATGGCAAGCAATTAGGATGTTTAGATGAGGAACAATTAGCATGGTTGGAAAAATTGCTTCCAGATGTTCGAGATAAATTAGTATTGGTAATGATTCATCACAACGTAATCGAACATTTACCAGGGCAATCTCGCCACGAACTTGGCAAGCGTTATATGCTTGACAATGCTCCTATTTTGCTACAAATACTTCAAGAAGCGGGCATCAAGCTAATTTTTAGCGGGCATTTACACGTTCAAGATGTAGCTTATGAAGAGGGAATTTATGAGATTACGACTGGATCTTTGGTCAGCTATCCTCACCCCTATCGTATCTTGGAAATGCAAGCCAAAAGAGGGGGAAATTGGGAGTTAAAAATAGAATCTCATCGTCTAAAATCTCTACCGGGATGGGAAGATTTAGCAAAAATTTCCCGAAAATGGATGGGCGATCGCTCTTATCCTTTTATGATAAGATTACTAACCGGACATCCTTTGAATTTATCAATGGAAGAAGCAGAAAAATTAGTCCCTCAGTTACGCTATTTCTGGGCAGATATTGCAGCGGGCGATGCAGTTTTTGATTTTGTTGATTTTCCGCCATTAGTTCGTCATTACTTTCAACAATTCAGCGCTACTAATGGGAATGGAATTCCAGATTTAATTGATAATCATGCAACGTTGTTAATTTAA